A window from Moritella yayanosii encodes these proteins:
- the ispC gene encoding 1-deoxy-D-xylulose-5-phosphate reductoisomerase encodes MIGLTILGATGSIGKNTLAVIRQNPERFRIQALTANSNVTEMLTQCLEFKPCYAVMLNDVAAAALAQQLKSLNCATEVLSGMDALCQVAALDNTDMVMAAIVGAAGLMPTLAAVRAGKRILLANKEALVMSGALFMAEVKASGAELLPVDSEHNAIFQAMPLAVQTNLGFCDLVAEGVSKILLTGSGGPFRYSEIADLAAVTPAQACAHPNWSMGQKISVDSATMMNKGLEYIEAKWLFNADEAQIQVVIHPQSVIHSMVQYTDGSVVAQMGEPNMCTPIAHAMAYPQRIPAGVKPLDFFEMGELTFLKPDYARYPCLKLAIDACHQGQAATTTLNAANEMAVDAFLTGQIGFTDIARVNGTVLDGMTVSEPDNIDALVDIDAMARIDAQQTINRVET; translated from the coding sequence GTGATTGGATTAACGATACTGGGTGCAACTGGATCAATTGGTAAAAATACCCTTGCAGTTATTCGTCAAAATCCTGAACGCTTTCGGATCCAGGCTTTAACCGCGAATAGCAATGTTACTGAGATGCTGACGCAATGTTTAGAATTTAAACCTTGCTATGCAGTGATGCTCAATGACGTTGCGGCAGCTGCGTTAGCGCAACAACTAAAATCACTTAACTGTGCGACGGAAGTGCTGTCTGGCATGGACGCGTTATGTCAGGTGGCCGCTCTTGATAACACTGACATGGTAATGGCTGCTATTGTTGGTGCCGCAGGGCTTATGCCTACCTTAGCCGCCGTTCGTGCTGGGAAACGTATTCTGCTTGCCAATAAAGAAGCGCTAGTGATGTCTGGCGCGTTATTTATGGCAGAAGTAAAAGCCAGTGGTGCTGAACTATTACCGGTCGATAGCGAACACAATGCTATTTTCCAAGCGATGCCGCTGGCGGTACAAACTAACCTGGGTTTTTGTGACCTAGTTGCAGAGGGCGTCAGTAAGATCTTATTAACCGGCTCTGGTGGTCCATTCCGTTATAGCGAAATTGCTGATTTAGCGGCTGTTACACCTGCGCAAGCTTGTGCCCATCCTAACTGGTCAATGGGTCAGAAGATCTCTGTTGACTCCGCCACCATGATGAATAAAGGCTTAGAATATATTGAAGCTAAGTGGTTATTTAATGCTGACGAAGCGCAGATCCAAGTTGTCATTCATCCCCAGTCTGTTATTCACTCTATGGTGCAATATACAGATGGTTCGGTAGTCGCACAAATGGGTGAACCAAATATGTGCACCCCAATTGCCCATGCTATGGCTTATCCTCAGCGTATTCCTGCTGGTGTTAAACCGCTCGATTTTTTTGAAATGGGTGAATTGACCTTCTTGAAACCTGATTATGCGCGTTACCCTTGTTTGAAATTAGCCATTGATGCTTGTCATCAAGGTCAAGCGGCCACAACGACGTTAAATGCCGCAAATGAAATGGCGGTAGACGCTTTCTTAACTGGGCAGATCGGTTTCACCGATATTGCCCGTGTAAATGGTACCGTCTTAGATGGAATGACGGTTTCTGAACCTGATAATATTGATGCATTGGTTGATATCGATGCAATGGCGCGAATCGACGCACAACAAACAATAAACAGAGTAGAAACATGA
- a CDS encoding OmpH family outer membrane protein → MKKFIKATALALTLGASFTASAAGYAVVDAGKILQQLPQREAIGKRLNEEFQTRAVELNKLQAELVSLNKKRQRDAALMTPQEQTKLVRKLEELDVQLKLKGRAFKEDQQRRGQEENNKLLVLLQHAIETVSKREGYDLVFTKQAVLFVDPKLDISDKIIQELSK, encoded by the coding sequence ATGAAAAAATTTATTAAAGCAACGGCATTGGCACTGACTCTAGGTGCATCATTTACTGCCAGTGCAGCGGGATATGCGGTTGTTGACGCCGGTAAGATCTTACAACAACTACCACAACGTGAAGCGATAGGTAAACGTTTAAACGAAGAGTTCCAAACGCGTGCTGTCGAACTGAATAAATTACAAGCAGAGTTAGTATCATTAAACAAAAAGCGTCAACGTGATGCGGCATTAATGACTCCACAAGAACAAACCAAACTGGTGCGTAAATTAGAAGAGTTAGATGTGCAACTAAAATTAAAAGGTCGAGCATTTAAAGAAGACCAGCAGCGTCGAGGTCAAGAAGAAAATAATAAGCTGTTAGTATTATTACAACATGCGATCGAAACCGTGTCTAAGCGTGAAGGTTATGATCTTGTGTTCACTAAACAAGCTGTGCTATTTGTCGATCCAAAATTAGATATCTCGGACAAAATAATACAAGAATTAAGCAAGTAA
- the lpxB gene encoding lipid-A-disaccharide synthase → MTTKPLRIGMIAGEVSGDILAAALIKEIKSRHPDAIFEGIAGPRMQALGFNTLFEMEELSVFGLVEVLGRLPRLFKVKREVLAHFKQNPPDIFIGVDAPDFNIPIELNLKANGIKTVHYVSPSVWAWRQKRVFKIKKAVDMVLAFLPFEKAFYDEYDVPCRFIGHTMADAIPLEGADKQAAIAELKLDPKQRYVAILPGSRAGEVGLLSASFLETAILLKQRFSDLQFVVPMVNEQRKAQFLAIKQEVAPDLDVIVLDGHAREAMAVADAVLLASGTAALETMLMKRAMVVGYRVKPMTYKIMLRLMKAPFVSLPNLLANKEIVAERLQDDCQPEILADEMAKLLEADNAKLMAHFTELHKLIRCDADKQAADVVLELINDKNNARLKTGK, encoded by the coding sequence ATGACAACGAAACCATTACGTATTGGTATGATCGCCGGAGAAGTCTCCGGCGATATTCTAGCTGCCGCCCTGATCAAAGAAATTAAATCCCGTCACCCTGATGCCATTTTCGAAGGTATTGCTGGACCTCGCATGCAAGCGCTTGGTTTTAATACACTGTTTGAAATGGAAGAGCTATCTGTATTTGGTCTAGTGGAAGTACTGGGTCGATTACCGCGATTGTTTAAAGTAAAACGGGAAGTTCTTGCCCATTTTAAACAAAACCCGCCCGATATCTTCATTGGGGTTGATGCGCCCGATTTTAATATTCCCATTGAATTAAACTTAAAAGCAAACGGTATAAAAACCGTACATTATGTCAGCCCTTCTGTTTGGGCATGGCGTCAAAAGCGTGTATTCAAGATTAAAAAAGCCGTGGATATGGTGCTCGCCTTTCTGCCATTTGAAAAAGCGTTTTATGATGAATACGATGTACCTTGCCGTTTTATTGGCCATACTATGGCCGATGCCATTCCATTGGAAGGCGCCGATAAACAGGCGGCTATTGCAGAACTAAAACTCGATCCTAAGCAACGTTACGTGGCGATCTTACCGGGTAGCCGTGCTGGTGAAGTCGGGCTATTGTCGGCCAGTTTTTTAGAAACCGCTATTTTATTAAAACAACGTTTTAGTGACTTACAGTTCGTTGTGCCGATGGTGAATGAACAACGTAAAGCACAGTTTCTCGCGATTAAGCAAGAAGTAGCGCCCGATCTCGATGTGATCGTGCTTGATGGGCATGCGCGTGAAGCAATGGCGGTGGCAGATGCGGTATTATTGGCATCAGGTACAGCGGCACTCGAAACCATGTTGATGAAGCGTGCGATGGTAGTGGGTTATCGTGTTAAGCCGATGACGTATAAGATCATGCTACGCTTGATGAAAGCACCGTTTGTATCATTACCCAACTTGTTGGCAAACAAAGAAATTGTCGCCGAGCGTTTACAAGATGATTGCCAACCCGAGATCTTAGCAGACGAAATGGCCAAACTATTAGAAGCAGACAATGCTAAACTGATGGCACACTTTACCGAGCTACATAAACTGATCCGGTGTGATGCGGATAAGCAAGCCGCGGATGTCGTGCTTGAATTGATTAATGATAAAAATAATGCAAGGCTAAAGACAGGTAAATAA
- the bamA gene encoding outer membrane protein assembly factor BamA, with amino-acid sequence MIINKYLVGVLFSSACLFTSTAVTAAENSFIVEDIQVEGLQRVTLGAALLNIPLREGDSVSSRDIALAVKKLYASGNFDDIELYRDGATLVFKVTELPTISSIEFVGNEAIPEEQLKESLNSSGIRVGEPIDRTIIRSVEQGLQEFYYGAGRYSAQINTIITPLPRNRVDIKFSFVEGKSAKIKQLNILGNTVYSTTELKRLFELSDVVPWWNFMADQQYQKQLLAGDLEKLRSHYVDNGYIRFKTESTQVSMTPDKQGIYITLKVNEGAQYKLGNITLTGDLLDKEQELRGLLALNSGELYSGASVTATEESLSRYLSRFGYAYPKVSTYPEIDDENHTVNLTIAVEPGPRIYVRRINFAGNDVTKDEVLRREMRQMEGTWLSNRLIDRSKVRLNQLGFFETVNTNTVRVPGKMDVVDVNVQVKEQPAGSFNAGIGYGSESGLSLNMGIQQDNFFGTGNKAGISVSTNDYSKNASLNYTNPYFTVDGVSFGGKVYFTDFEASEADIIDYNNRTYGISGTFGFPVNENNTLSFSLGYEWNKISKTTTYAQTKKFWDIYEKDVDADGGFVIFQGFDVSASWRRRTLNRGVFATSGSEQKANFTMTVPGSDVQYFKMSFDNKYYVPLSSNHRWSILMRGRVAYGNGYGTTDGGSDHILPFYENYYAGGFYSVRGFNSNTISPKGIQTTPGTGNSGGDVKYVTTDSSVGGNALATASLELIFPTPFLSEEYANLVRTTVFVDAGSVWDTEFNSSDYRSEDCEKGCEYFGDYSDPARLRASVGVSLQWLSPMGPLVFSLATPLKEYQGDRTEVFTFNIGTTF; translated from the coding sequence ATGATAATAAATAAATATTTGGTTGGCGTACTCTTTTCAAGTGCTTGCTTATTTACCAGTACGGCAGTAACTGCAGCTGAAAATAGCTTCATTGTTGAAGATATTCAAGTCGAGGGCTTACAACGTGTCACGCTAGGTGCGGCATTATTGAATATTCCACTGCGAGAAGGCGATAGCGTCAGTAGCCGTGATATCGCGTTAGCCGTAAAGAAATTATACGCATCAGGTAATTTTGATGATATTGAATTGTACCGTGACGGTGCGACGCTGGTCTTTAAAGTAACGGAATTACCGACTATTAGTAGCATTGAGTTTGTAGGTAATGAAGCGATCCCAGAAGAGCAATTGAAAGAAAGCCTTAATTCATCTGGCATTCGTGTTGGTGAGCCTATCGATCGCACTATTATTCGTTCGGTCGAGCAAGGTTTACAAGAATTCTATTATGGCGCGGGTCGCTACAGTGCGCAAATTAATACCATTATCACCCCATTACCACGTAACCGTGTTGACATTAAATTTAGTTTTGTTGAAGGTAAGTCAGCGAAAATTAAGCAACTTAATATCTTAGGTAACACCGTCTATTCAACGACAGAATTGAAGCGATTATTTGAACTGAGTGATGTTGTGCCGTGGTGGAATTTTATGGCTGATCAGCAGTATCAAAAACAACTGCTCGCTGGTGATTTAGAGAAACTACGTAGTCATTATGTTGATAACGGTTATATCCGCTTTAAAACGGAGTCAACACAAGTATCAATGACGCCGGATAAACAAGGTATTTATATCACCCTTAAAGTCAATGAAGGTGCGCAATATAAATTGGGTAATATTACCTTAACGGGTGACCTATTAGACAAAGAACAAGAGTTACGCGGTTTATTAGCACTTAACTCGGGTGAGCTATACAGTGGTGCGAGTGTAACAGCAACGGAAGAAAGTCTCAGTCGTTATTTAAGTCGTTTTGGTTACGCTTATCCAAAAGTATCGACTTATCCAGAAATCGATGACGAAAACCATACCGTTAATCTCACTATTGCTGTTGAACCCGGTCCACGAATTTATGTACGCCGGATTAACTTTGCTGGTAATGACGTCACTAAAGATGAAGTATTACGTCGAGAAATGCGTCAAATGGAAGGTACTTGGTTATCGAACCGTTTAATTGACCGTTCTAAAGTCCGTCTGAATCAGCTTGGTTTCTTCGAAACTGTCAACACCAATACGGTACGCGTACCCGGTAAGATGGACGTGGTGGACGTTAATGTGCAAGTGAAAGAACAGCCTGCTGGTTCATTTAATGCCGGTATCGGTTATGGTTCTGAGTCTGGTTTAAGTTTAAACATGGGTATTCAACAGGATAACTTCTTCGGTACCGGTAATAAAGCGGGTATTAGTGTCAGTACCAATGACTATTCGAAGAACGCTAGCTTAAATTATACCAACCCATACTTTACCGTTGATGGCGTGAGCTTCGGCGGTAAGGTTTACTTCACTGATTTTGAAGCATCAGAAGCGGATATTATCGATTATAATAACCGGACTTACGGTATATCGGGGACTTTCGGTTTCCCGGTTAACGAAAATAATACCCTGAGCTTTAGCTTAGGTTATGAGTGGAATAAGATCTCGAAAACCACGACGTATGCTCAAACTAAGAAATTTTGGGACATCTATGAAAAAGATGTCGATGCAGATGGTGGTTTCGTGATATTCCAAGGGTTTGATGTGTCAGCGTCTTGGCGCCGCCGTACCTTAAACCGTGGTGTATTTGCGACATCGGGTTCAGAACAAAAAGCTAACTTTACCATGACGGTTCCCGGTTCGGATGTACAATATTTTAAAATGAGTTTTGATAACAAATATTATGTACCGTTATCCAGTAATCACCGTTGGTCAATATTGATGCGTGGCCGCGTTGCTTACGGTAACGGTTATGGTACAACAGACGGTGGCAGTGATCATATTTTACCGTTTTATGAAAACTATTATGCCGGTGGTTTCTACTCGGTGCGTGGTTTTAACAGCAATACCATTAGTCCAAAAGGTATACAGACGACCCCAGGTACCGGTAATAGTGGTGGTGATGTCAAATATGTAACAACGGACTCTTCCGTTGGTGGTAATGCCTTAGCAACGGCCAGTTTGGAACTTATTTTCCCTACACCATTTTTAAGTGAAGAATATGCCAATCTAGTGCGTACTACGGTGTTTGTTGATGCGGGTTCGGTATGGGATACTGAATTTAATTCAAGTGATTATCGAAGTGAAGACTGTGAGAAAGGTTGTGAATACTTTGGCGATTATTCTGATCCGGCGCGATTACGTGCTTCTGTGGGGGTGAGCTTGCAGTGGTTATCACCAATGGGGCCATTAGTATTCTCACTGGCCACGCCATTGAAAGAGTACCAAGGCGATAGAACCGAAGTCTTTACCTTTAATATCGGTACCACTTTCTAA
- the fabZ gene encoding 3-hydroxyacyl-ACP dehydratase FabZ, with translation MSLLPHRYPFLLVDRVLDYVPGKSIHAIKNVSINEPQFTGHFPTNPIFPGVLILEALAQASGLLGYKSDGGPADNELYYFAGIDKARFRKPVIPGDVLHLHIELIKERRGIARFTAIAKVDGKVVCDAEIMCARREAK, from the coding sequence ATGTCCCTTCTTCCACACCGGTACCCGTTCTTACTTGTTGACCGAGTATTGGATTATGTACCGGGTAAGTCGATACATGCCATTAAAAATGTATCGATAAATGAGCCTCAATTTACGGGTCATTTCCCAACTAACCCTATTTTTCCAGGTGTTTTAATTTTAGAAGCCCTCGCACAGGCTTCGGGTCTGTTAGGTTACAAATCGGATGGTGGCCCAGCAGACAATGAACTGTATTATTTTGCTGGAATTGATAAGGCACGTTTTCGTAAGCCCGTCATACCTGGTGATGTATTACATCTACATATTGAATTAATTAAAGAACGCCGTGGTATCGCTCGCTTTACTGCAATTGCAAAAGTTGATGGCAAAGTAGTTTGTGATGCGGAGATTATGTGCGCAAGGCGAGAGGCGAAATAG
- the lpxA gene encoding acyl-ACP--UDP-N-acetylglucosamine O-acyltransferase, which produces MIHETAIVHDSAKIGNNVKIGPWTTIGENVEIGDDCVIASHVVINGPCKIGNGNRFFQFGSIGEECQDLKYAGENTRLEIGDNNVFREGVTIHRGTVQDQGLTKIGSNSLFMVNAHVAHDVIIGDNCIFANNATLAGHVHIGDFVIFGGHAAIHQFGKVGSHAFIAGGSVIIKDIPPYVMASGHHAKPFGINSEGLKRRGFDAEAIKAVKRAYRVLFRQGNTVTEALVALEASANEQPSVALFTAFLKTSERGIIR; this is translated from the coding sequence GTGATCCATGAAACAGCTATTGTGCATGACAGCGCAAAAATTGGTAATAATGTAAAAATTGGTCCTTGGACTACCATTGGCGAAAACGTTGAGATTGGAGATGACTGTGTGATCGCTTCTCATGTGGTTATCAATGGTCCTTGTAAAATTGGTAACGGTAATCGCTTTTTCCAATTTGGTTCAATTGGTGAAGAGTGCCAAGATCTTAAATATGCGGGTGAAAATACCCGTCTTGAGATCGGTGATAATAACGTGTTTCGTGAAGGCGTTACTATTCACCGTGGTACAGTACAAGACCAAGGTTTAACCAAAATTGGTAGCAATAGCTTATTTATGGTGAATGCGCACGTGGCACACGATGTGATCATCGGTGATAACTGTATTTTTGCTAATAACGCGACATTAGCGGGTCATGTACATATTGGTGATTTCGTTATTTTTGGTGGTCACGCTGCGATCCACCAGTTTGGTAAAGTCGGTTCTCATGCGTTCATTGCTGGCGGTTCAGTTATCATTAAAGATATCCCTCCTTATGTGATGGCATCGGGTCACCATGCTAAGCCTTTTGGTATCAACTCTGAAGGGCTTAAGCGCCGTGGATTTGATGCTGAGGCAATTAAAGCCGTTAAGCGTGCTTACCGGGTATTATTCCGTCAAGGTAATACCGTAACCGAAGCGTTAGTTGCATTAGAAGCAAGTGCCAATGAACAACCAAGTGTTGCTTTGTTTACCGCATTTTTAAAAACCAGTGAACGTGGTATTATTCGTTAA
- the rseP gene encoding sigma E protease regulator RseP — MISSLWNLGAFIVALGILVAIHEFGHFWVARRCGVKVLRFSIGFGKTIWMRTGKDGTEYVIAMIPLGGFVKMLDSRVDDVPEALKSQSFNGKPVLARIAIVAAGPLANFALAIVAFWFMFMIGVPSVKPVIGEVAPHSVMAEAGVTNKAIIIAIDGQAVQDWNDVSLKLIEHMGEPSMAMQLYLEDTNYTVSRQVDLRDWQFDLERESPISSMGLTPYRPAVSQELAEVIKGSAGEKAGLLAGDKIIAVDQQAIDDWSVLVAIIQQSPDQVLAITILRNGQQLALNVTPTGKPGPDGVLKGYLGVAPVVASYPEDYLVDIQYGILDSVQQSVARTWQLTALTFKMMGRLVTGEISLNNLSGPISIAKSAGASADYGLVYFLGFLALISVNLGLMNLMPLPVLDGGHLVYYTFELITGRPVSEKIQEVGFKIGSVIIMLLTGLALFNDFARL, encoded by the coding sequence ATGATATCGTCTTTATGGAATTTAGGTGCATTTATTGTTGCACTGGGCATTTTAGTTGCTATACACGAATTTGGTCACTTTTGGGTAGCGCGTCGCTGTGGCGTTAAAGTATTACGCTTCTCGATTGGGTTTGGTAAAACGATATGGATGCGCACGGGTAAAGATGGCACCGAATATGTGATCGCAATGATCCCGCTCGGTGGTTTTGTTAAGATGCTCGATTCGCGCGTTGATGACGTACCGGAAGCATTAAAATCACAATCATTTAATGGTAAGCCTGTGCTTGCGAGGATCGCCATTGTTGCCGCAGGGCCTTTAGCAAACTTCGCGTTAGCGATTGTGGCGTTTTGGTTTATGTTCATGATCGGTGTGCCGAGTGTAAAACCGGTGATTGGTGAGGTTGCCCCACATTCTGTTATGGCAGAGGCGGGTGTGACCAACAAAGCGATTATCATCGCGATTGATGGACAAGCAGTTCAAGATTGGAATGATGTTAGCCTTAAATTAATCGAACACATGGGCGAGCCTTCGATGGCGATGCAGTTATATCTTGAGGACACGAACTATACCGTGTCTCGGCAAGTTGATTTACGGGATTGGCAATTTGACCTTGAACGTGAGTCACCGATTAGTAGTATGGGGTTAACGCCTTATCGACCAGCGGTGAGTCAAGAGCTAGCTGAAGTCATTAAAGGCAGTGCGGGCGAAAAGGCGGGTCTGTTGGCCGGTGACAAAATCATTGCAGTTGATCAGCAAGCAATTGATGATTGGTCGGTGTTAGTTGCTATAATCCAGCAAAGTCCTGATCAAGTATTAGCTATCACCATCCTTCGCAACGGTCAACAGTTAGCATTAAATGTGACACCAACAGGCAAGCCTGGCCCTGATGGTGTGTTAAAAGGTTATTTAGGTGTTGCGCCTGTTGTTGCCAGTTACCCTGAAGATTATCTTGTTGATATTCAATATGGTATTCTAGATTCTGTACAACAGTCTGTGGCGCGAACTTGGCAGCTTACTGCGCTGACATTTAAGATGATGGGTCGTTTAGTGACAGGCGAAATTTCGCTAAATAATTTAAGTGGGCCTATTTCTATTGCCAAAAGCGCTGGCGCCAGTGCTGATTATGGTTTGGTTTATTTCTTAGGTTTCCTTGCCTTGATTAGTGTTAATTTAGGCTTAATGAATTTAATGCCACTGCCTGTACTGGATGGTGGCCATCTAGTGTATTACACATTTGAATTGATCACCGGTCGACCTGTATCTGAAAAGATCCAAGAAGTCGGTTTTAAAATTGGTTCAGTCATTATTATGCTATTAACGGGACTTGCCTTATTTAATGACTTTGCTCGTTTATAA
- the rnhB gene encoding ribonuclease HII: MYDEVIYPEGKLVAGVDEVGRGPLVGDVVTAAVILDPNNPIVGLTDSKKLSDKKRQLLFPEIKEKALAWSIGRCSPSEIDELNILQATMVAMQRAVAGLALQPEHVFIDGNRCPALPMPAEAIVKGDLRVAEISAASILAKVVRDAEMDELHERYPEYGFAQHKGYPTKAHMAKLAELGPTAEYRKSFKPVQRALGLLK; encoded by the coding sequence ATGTATGATGAAGTAATTTACCCTGAGGGGAAACTTGTTGCTGGTGTTGACGAAGTGGGTCGTGGTCCATTAGTCGGTGATGTGGTTACCGCTGCGGTGATATTAGATCCGAACAATCCCATTGTGGGGCTTACCGATTCAAAAAAATTAAGTGATAAGAAGCGTCAATTGCTCTTTCCTGAAATTAAAGAAAAAGCATTAGCGTGGAGTATTGGTCGTTGCAGCCCAAGTGAGATTGATGAACTTAATATTTTACAAGCCACCATGGTCGCAATGCAGCGTGCGGTTGCTGGACTTGCTCTGCAACCAGAGCATGTATTTATTGATGGTAACCGTTGCCCTGCATTACCGATGCCAGCAGAGGCCATTGTCAAAGGTGATTTGCGCGTGGCAGAAATAAGTGCCGCGTCGATCTTAGCAAAAGTAGTCCGTGATGCTGAAATGGATGAACTGCATGAACGTTACCCTGAATATGGCTTTGCGCAGCATAAAGGTTACCCAACCAAAGCCCACATGGCAAAGTTAGCGGAACTTGGCCCAACAGCAGAATACCGTAAAAGTTTTAAACCTGTGCAACGTGCGCTCGGTTTATTAAAATAA
- the lpxD gene encoding UDP-3-O-(3-hydroxymyristoyl)glucosamine N-acyltransferase, with amino-acid sequence MAMTLQQIATAIQAELHGDGSIEISGINSIQNAQPGNITFLSDSKYSAQLATVAASAVIVKPDDLAACNTNALVMKNPYVGFALVAQLLDTTPAPATDIAPSAVIADDVVLGDNVAIGANAVIETGVTLADNVIIGAGCFIGKNSRIGQSTKLWANVTIYHDITIGSDCLFQSGTVIGADGFGYANDGGRWIKIPQLGRVIIGDRVEIGACTTIDRGALDNTIIADGVILDNQCQVGHNVEIGENTAISGGTLLAGSLKLGKQCMIGGGCVINGHMEITDNVNITGMSMVMRPIDKAGLYSSGIPAQANREWRRQTARVMKIDDMHKRLSKLEKAK; translated from the coding sequence ATGGCAATGACGTTACAACAAATAGCAACGGCAATTCAAGCTGAGTTACACGGTGATGGCAGTATCGAGATTAGTGGTATTAATTCGATACAAAATGCACAGCCAGGTAATATTACTTTTTTAAGTGATAGTAAATACAGCGCTCAATTAGCGACAGTTGCAGCGTCTGCAGTTATTGTTAAACCGGATGATCTTGCCGCATGTAATACCAATGCATTAGTGATGAAAAACCCCTATGTGGGTTTTGCTTTAGTGGCACAGTTACTTGACACCACCCCTGCCCCTGCTACAGATATCGCCCCGAGTGCGGTGATTGCTGACGATGTGGTGCTGGGGGATAATGTGGCTATTGGTGCTAACGCGGTTATTGAAACTGGCGTCACACTGGCGGATAATGTGATAATTGGTGCAGGCTGTTTTATTGGTAAAAATAGTCGCATTGGTCAGAGCACTAAACTGTGGGCAAATGTTACTATTTATCATGATATCACCATTGGCAGTGATTGCTTGTTCCAAAGCGGCACTGTGATTGGCGCAGATGGTTTTGGTTATGCCAATGATGGTGGCCGCTGGATCAAGATCCCACAACTCGGTCGGGTTATCATTGGTGATCGCGTTGAGATTGGTGCGTGCACGACGATTGATCGTGGCGCATTAGACAATACCATTATAGCTGATGGCGTGATTTTAGATAATCAATGTCAAGTCGGGCATAATGTAGAAATAGGTGAAAACACTGCAATTTCGGGTGGTACTCTGTTAGCAGGAAGCTTAAAACTAGGTAAACAATGCATGATTGGTGGTGGTTGTGTTATCAATGGTCATATGGAAATAACTGATAACGTAAACATCACCGGCATGTCGATGGTAATGCGTCCGATTGATAAAGCGGGTCTTTATTCATCGGGTATTCCGGCACAAGCCAATCGTGAATGGCGTCGTCAAACTGCCCGCGTAATGAAAATTGATGATATGCATAAACGGCTATCTAAATTAGAAAAAGCTAAATAA